A section of the Branchiostoma lanceolatum isolate klBraLanc5 chromosome 19, klBraLanc5.hap2, whole genome shotgun sequence genome encodes:
- the LOC136426017 gene encoding mucin-2-like, giving the protein MSARRWDRLLALGTLLLCLQHSVSQNTTTQATADAAGTTNGVSMATTMPITRLNTTEQASSSNPTADSVTSAGSVTNVNNMTSDTTNTTNEMTSPMSPDVTTAVITTAPLLTTTILLTPSAPTQADSNVTTMATGTTSQNSNTTENVTMATTTRTQTDGTAAGSNMTASNTMATTLMTTPDSTTPTVHSNMSTPRNEAGVMTTTDSMETSPGLVNMTSTEMMLSTVQPTTTTGTSSTMENSTMEMMMNLTTTQMATSSSEVMTTTQASNDTDMTSTASTEMGLTTEDSTARMPVINATEAFNTSAGTNMTTPEVVATTELITSAPDSVNTTDMMTNMTTTEMMTNMTTTEMMTNMTTTEVMTNMTTTEVTTNMNTPEVMTNMTTTEMMTNMTTTEVMTNMTTTEVMTNMTTTEMMTNMTTTEMMTNMTTTEMMTTAAADMTTTKMMTTPETNVTTTEMMTTAAADMTTTKMMTTPETNVTTTEMMTTAAADMTTTKMMTTPETNVTTTETITTSEADITTTETMTTAGMNMTTTETMTTAETNMTTTEMMTTQHDMTTPHANMTTPEVMTTQEANMTTAEMMTTLHANMTTTDTMATPSEMTTTETISTSHANMTSGMMTTPEVNLTTTEPMTTHLADMTTEMMTTAAVEMTTTTEMMTTPEANMTTAERTTTPEANMTNTEMMTTAAVEMTTTAKMMTTPEANMTTTERMTTPEANMTNTEMMTTAAVEMTTTTEGMTTPEADITTTEMMTTPEANLTTTERMTTPEANMTTTEMMTTAAAEMTTTTEMMTTPEANMTTTEMMTTVAAEMTTTTETMTTLEANMTTTERMTTPEANMTTTEMMTTGAVEMTTTTETMTTLDANMTTTEMMTTPESNMTTTEMMTTAAVEMTTTTKMMTTPESNMTNTERMTTPEANMTTTEMMTTEAAEMTTTTETMTTLEANLTTTEMMTTPEADITTTEMMTTGAAEMTTTTEMMTTPEANMTTTEQMTTPEANMTTTEMMTTAAAEMTTTTKMITTPEANMTTTETMTSTAVDTTTPEMMATSANMTTAEIVTTPTGNLTTTEMMTTSTQDLTNPPSTTTEVTTSMMTSTVDLTTPEITPATTNQTTVQPTTPPPASTTAAPTTTDQTTPAATTDATTLPATTAPQTTMAKTTSPLTTESLTTKLLTTMMPTKAMTTEVPPKPKVFNGVFRITEGVNFTENLSNKTSPAFKNLENTIKPLLENVYRNRYGSQFDEVVINEFRSGSVVVDYDVVLAPNATDVTAAEVQDTFTQALDNNTQLGDFVIDPSSVEITEVVATNVPPMVTTAVPQEFVLPQWAIIVIIVGVVVVFLLLVIIFALCVRRSRRNSMKGNMYAINEDGRKESLLWMHKKDANGFHGSAVSERRHDGKTTAQEMREMRSHPSELPLNGTTPINGYGELNYGYVLNAEDNDTYL; this is encoded by the exons ATGTCGGCGAGACGCTGGGACCGACTACTTGCACTGGGAACTCTCCTCCTTTGCTTACAACACTCCGTCTCACAGAACACCACAACCCAAG CCACAGCAGATGCAGCGGGGACGACAAATggcgtctccatggcaacaaccATGCCCATCACGCGACTCAACACGACAGAGCAGGCCTCGTCGTCAAATCCAACCGCAGATAGTGTGACGTCAGCGGGAAGTGTGACAAACGTCAACAACATGACGTCAGACACGACGAACACAACAAATGAGATGACATCACCAATGAGCCCTG ATGTCACGACAGCCGTGATAACAACAGCGCCTCTGCTGACCACCACCATACTGCTGACACCATCAGCTCCCACACAGGCAGATTCCAACGTTACAACAATGGCCACGGGTACTACGTCACAGAATTCAAACACGACAGAGaacgtcaccatggcaacaaccACACGCACTCAGACCGACGGCACAGCCGCAGGTTCAAATATGACAGCATCCAATACCATGGCAACAACGTTGATGACCACACCAGACAGCACGACACCAACGGTACATTCCAATATGTCAACCCCAAGGAACGAGGCGGGTGTCATGACAACTACTGATTCCATGGAAACGTCACCTGGTCTCGTCAACATGACGTCAACAGAAATGATGCTGTCTACCGTACAACCTACAACCACTACGGGCACATCGTCCACTATGGAGAACTCAACCATGGAAATGATGATGAATTTGACGACAACGCAAATGGCGACGTCATCGTCCGAAGTGATGACGACGACGCAAGCCTCCAATGATACAGACATGACATCGACAGCATCGACCGAAATGGGTTTAACAACAGAGGATTCTACAGCAAGAATGCCAGTGATTAATGCAACTGAAGCCTTCAACACATCTGCAGGTACAAACATGACCACACCAGAGGTGGTGGCAACAACAGAGTTGATAACCTCAGCACCTGACAGTGTAAATACCACAGATATGATGACCAATATGACTACCACCGAAATGATGACCAACATGACAACCACAGAAATGATGACCAACATGACTACCACAGAAGTGATGACCAACATGACTACCACAGAAGTGACGACCAACATGAACACCCCAGAAGTAATGACCAATATGACTACCACAGAAATGATGACCAACATGACCACCACAGAAGTGATGACCAACATGACCACCACAGAAGTGATGACCAACATGACCACCACAGAAATGATGACTAACATGACTACCACAGAAATGATGACCAACATGACCACCACAGAAATGATGACGACAGCAGCGGCCGATATGACGACAACCAAAATGATGACGACACCAGAGACAAACGTAACGACCACAGAAATGATGACGACAGCAGCGGCCGATATGACGACAACCAAAATGATGACGACACCAGAGACAAACGTAACGACCACAGAAATGATGACGACAGCAGCGGCCGATATGACGACAACCAAAATGATGACGACACCAGAGACAAACGTAACGACCACAGAAACGATAACGACGTCCGAAGCGGATATAACCACCACAGAAACAATGACGACAGCAGGGATGAACATGACCACCACAGAAACAATGACGACAGCAGAGACAAATATGACCACCACAGAAATGATGACGACACAGCATGATATGACAACCCCACATGCCAATATGACGACACCAGAAGTGATGACAACTCAGGAAGCTAACATGACCACAGCAGAAATGATGACGACACTGCACGCCAATATGACCACTACAGATACGATGGCGACACCAAGTGAAATGACGACAACAGAGACGATTTCAACATCGCACGCCAATATGACATCAGGAATGATGACGACGCCAGAGGTCAACTTGACTACCACAGAACCGATGACGACACACTTAGCTGATATGACTACAGAAATGATGACGACAGCAGCGGTTGAGATGACGACCACCACAGAAATGATGACGACACCAGAGGCCAACATGACGACCGCAGAAAGGACGACGACACCAGAGGCCAACATGACCAACACAGAAATGATGACGACGGCGGCGGTAGAGATGACGACAACAGCCAAAATGATGACGACACCAGAGGCCAACATGACGACCACAGAAAGGATGACGACACCAGAGGCCAACATGACCAACACAGAAATGATGACGACGGCGGCGGTAGAGATGACGACCACCACAGAAGGGATGACGACACCAGAGGCCGACATAACCACAACGGAAATGATGACGACACCAGAGGCCAACTTGACCACCACAGAAAGGATGACGACACCAGAGGCCAACATGACCACCACAGAAATGATGACGACAGCAGCAGCTGAGATGACGACCACCACAGAAATGATGACGACACCAGAGGCCAACATGACCACCACAGAAATGATGACGACAGTAGCGGCTGAGATGACGACCACCACAGAAACGATGACGACACTAGAGGCCAACATGACCACCACAGAAAGGATGACGACCCCAGAGGCCAACATGACCACCACAGAAATGATGACGACAGGAGCGGTTGAGATGACGACCACCACAGAAACGATGACGACACTAGATGCCAACATGACCACCACAGAAATGATGACGACACCAGAGTCCAACATGACCACTACAGAAATGATGACGACGGCGGCGGTTGAGATGACGACCACAACCAAAATGATGACGACACCAGAGTCCAACATGACCAACACAGAAAGAATGACGACACCAGAGGCCAACATGACCACCACAGAAATGATGACGACAGAAGCGGCTGAGATGACGACCACCACAGAAACGATGACGACACTTGAGGCTAACTTGACCACCACAGAAATGATGACGACACCAGAGGCCGACATAACCACAACGGAAATGATGACGACAGGAGCGGCTGAGATGACGACCACCACAGAAATGATGACGACACCAGAGGCCAACATGACCACCACAGAACAGATGACGACACCAGAGGCCAACATGACCACTACAGAAATGATGACGACGGCGGCGGCTGAGATGACGACCACAACCAAAATGATAACAACACCAGAGGCCAACATGACTACTACAGAAACGATGACGTCCACAGCCGTTGACACGACTACACCAGAAATGATGGCAACTTCTGCAAATATGACAACCGCGGAAATTGTAACCACTCCAACAGGCAACCTGACGACCACAGAAATGATGACGACTTCAACTCAAGATCTGACAAACCCACCGAGCACAACCACTGAAGTAACCACTTCTATGATGACGTCAACTGTAGACCTGACCACACCAGAAATAACACCAGCCACTACCAACCAAACAACAGTACAGCCCACCACACCTCCTCCAGCATCAACAACTGCTGCACCAACAACCACTGACCAGACGACTCCAGCAGCTACCACAGATGCCACTACCTTGCCTGCCACCACAGCTCCTCAAACGACAATGGCAAAAACTACTTCACCCTTAACCACAGAATCACTGACGACGAAGCTGTTGACCACAATGATGCCAACGAAGGCAATGACTACAGAAGTACCACCAAAACCCAAAGTCTTTAACGGAGTCTTTCGCATCACTGAAG gagTCAACTTCACAGAAAATCTCAGTAACAAGACATCCCCTGCCTTCAAGAATCTGGAAAACACTATCAAGCCCCTG CTGGAAAATGTATACAGGAATCGGTATGGTAGTCAGTTTGATGAGGTGGTCATCAACGAATTCAG GAGCGGTAGCGTGGTGGTTGACTATGACGTTGTCCTAGCGCCTAACGCCACGGACGTAACAGCAGCAGAAGTGCAGGACACGTTCACTCAGGCCCTTGACAACAACACACAACTTGGTGACTTTGTCATAGACCCTTCATCTGTAGAAATCACAG AAGTGGTTGCTACCAATGTCCCTCCAATGGTGACAACAGCAGTCCCTCAGGAGTTTGTTCTACCACAGTGGGCCATCATAGTCATCATTGTTGGCGTGGTGGTGGTGTTCTTACTCTTAGTCATCATCTTCGCG
- the LOC136426018 gene encoding kelch-like protein 24a, with amino-acid sequence MDNSQSVDNEQTAEVSKTLDDNETVGKKMVYDYSKIYPAWFLERLQDWRSEGHLVDVTLCAEGKEIPCHRLVLSACSDYFHAMFSGAHNESKKAKIEIGGVDGEALQLLVDFAYTSKVCITTDNVQPLYEAANMLQVGRVEEGCENFLAARLDPETCLVTWALADKVSCTYLSAIARSFALKFFEYVCTTEEFLELPVNFLKTYISKDDLHAEKEERVLEVILLWVGHDLEERQGYLKELLECVRFSHVDQHYLKNIMKTDKVLGAVSGIQELIQDQTVQERCCQIFQGEILIFGGVKDKGEDMMEMNCNMYRLDLHGNLVHSTPLPEPLHDSTGTAACVVKNDVIVTGGRKSPSQAWRYRSSLNSWMKLGSLRRRRYDHGMAVLQGKVYVVGGIRDHRQQFFNQSHVEVTEVYNELTDSWDKVAPLLQAVSCFGISTCCEKIYVFGGQISYRGRTEVQCYNPTLNVWTFATPLPNLMQSINACTFNSRIYLVGGKSVNLDHVLCYDPQEDCYLQMADSIAPWELSSATVCGSEIYITGGMYEDEGCSIGSCKVQCYNVKSDTMIRVKDLPIPLWEHISVTIPKL; translated from the coding sequence ATGGACAACTCCCAGTCAGTTGACAACGAGCAGACCGCAGAAGTCAGTAAGACATTAGATGACAATGAGACTGTGGGTAAAAAAATGGTGTATGATTACAGTAAAATATATCCAGCCTGGTTTCTCGAGCGGTTACAGGATTGGCGGTCTGAGGGTCACTTGGTGGACGTGACTCTGTGTGCTGAAGGAAAAGAGATCCCCTGTCATCGCTTGGTTCTGTCCGCCTGCTCTGACTACTTTCACGCCATGTTCAGTGGAGCCCACAATGAGAGTAAGAAGGCTAAGATAGAGATAGGAGGGGTGGATGGGGAGGCGCTACAACTGTTAGTGGACTTTGCTTACACTTCAAAAGTCTGCATCACCACTGATAATGTCCAGCCTCTGTATGAAGCAGCCAACATGCTGCAGGTTGGGCGTGTTGAAGAGGGATGTGAAAATTTTCTAGCAGCCCGTTTGGACCCGGAGACATGTTTGGTAACTTGGGCATTGGCAGACAAAGTGTCCTGTACATATTTGTCTGCCATAGCAAGAAGTtttgctttgaaattttttgaatATGTGTGCACAACTGAAGAGTTCCTTGAGTTGCCTGTCAACTTTCTGAAGACGTACATCTCAAAAGATGACCTTCATGCCGAGAAAGAAGAACGAGTGTTGGAGGTGATCCTGCTTTGGGTCGGACATGATCTTGAGGAACGTCAAGGTTACCTCAAGGAGCTGCTTGAGTGCGTTCGTTTTTCACATGTGGATCAACACTATCTCAAGAACATTATGAAGACAGACAAGGTGCTGGGAGCAGTCTCTGGAATCCAGGAACTGATACAGGACCAAACTGTACAGGAAAGATGTTGTCAAATTTTTCAAGGAGAAATTCTGATTTTCGGTGGTGTCAAAGACAAAGGAGAAGACATGATGGAAATGAACTGTAATATGTACAGACTTGACCTCCATGGCAATCTTGTACACAGTACTCCACTACCAGAGCCCCTTCATGACAGCACAGGAACTGCCGCGTGTGTTGTCAAGAATGACGTGATTGTGACAGGGGGAAGGAAGTCTCCATCTCAAGCATGGAGGTACAGGTCATCTCTTAATTCTTGGATGAAGCTGGGATCCCTGAGGAGGAGAAGATATGATCATGGGATGGCGGTATTGCAGGGAAAGGTGTACGTTGTTGGTGGCATCAGGGATCATAGGCAGCAGTTTTTTAATCAGTCACATGTAGAGGTGACAGAAGTGTACAATGAGTTGACAGACAGTTGGGACAAGGTAGCACCGCTTCTACAGGCAGTCAGCTGTTTTGGCATATCTACATGTTGTGAAAAAATCTATGTGTTTGGTGGTCAGATCAGCTACAGGGGAAGGACTGAAGTTCAGTGTTACAACCCTACTCTGAATGTATGGACTTTTGCAACACCATTGCCAAACTTAATGCAATCCATAAATGCTTGCACATTTAACTCTAGGATCTATTTGGTTGGTGGAAAGTCAGTGAACTTAGACCATGTACTGTGCTATGATCCTCAGGAAGACTGCTATTTGCAAATGGCTGATTCAATAGCTCCATGGGAGTTAAGTAGTGCCACTGTATGTGGGTCTGAGATCTACATTACTGGAGGTATGTATGAAGATGAAGGCTGCTCCATTGGTTCCTGTAAGGTCCAGTGTTACAATGTGAAAAGTGATACAATGATCAGGGTTAAAGATTTACCAATTCCATTGTGGGAACACATCAGTGTAACTATCCCCAAACTGTAA